One genomic region from Argentina anserina chromosome 2, drPotAnse1.1, whole genome shotgun sequence encodes:
- the LOC126783950 gene encoding LOW QUALITY PROTEIN: uncharacterized protein LOC126783950 (The sequence of the model RefSeq protein was modified relative to this genomic sequence to represent the inferred CDS: substituted 1 base at 1 genomic stop codon): protein MEVFAFREENMFPERDSPAFHPRCIVLPAPKHNHTRMEVTYKILKTMPLFRGFKIEKADVHIFLFESKVQHVIQSMERGDLELLYLEVFPFTLVDKAREWLHSIPENSIRSWDELKEAFLKEFLLTTRRARMREMIQACRQEDDEPYHKYLKRFQEVVAPLDHGMNQHALISTFYQGLLRDYQEYIDSFSPRGFMNLEVGDRIMHIGVLGERRDSLVSTSCSRVSGTSRFKGVEMDGRKARKYGNTRDHLKPLVGMKRKGRPARVKTTPTRAENRRDKMMNEMQQSILELAKSHRELKDLVEDIRASSKEESKELTIEEVESYSRVNEEEEEEEEEEDPSLKEEKKDDSDQAMLDIFKKVEVNMPIIECIQQNPKYAKFLKELCTNKRMTREKEVVTMSETVSAVLQRKLPPKLKDPGSFSIPCTIGNMTFEKIMLDLGASINVMPHYIYENLGLGDLKRDNVVIRLADCSNKVPLGYVEDVLVQVSSLIFPADFYVIDMEPTEADDKEVPILLGRPFMRTLPSVVQAPKLDLKVLPDHLKYAFLGEEDTLPVIISSALNEEQEERLIEVLKRHKTAIGWTLADIKGISPTMCVHRILLEDGAKPTKEGQRRLHPPMMQVVKDEITKLHDCGVIYPISDSRWISPIQVVPKKSGITVVKNKDNELVPQRTVTGIEVDKSKIDLVRHLPLPTSVRDVRSFLGHAGFYRRFIKDFSKIARPMSTLLQKDIPFHFDDDCKLAFETLKKLLTSAPIMAPPDWSLPFELMCDASDYAVGAVLGQRKDKQPYAIYYASRTLNDAQQNYTTTEKELLAVIFALDKFRSYLLQSKVIVYTDHAALKYLMTKKDAKPRLIRWILLLQEFDLEIKDKKGSDNVVADHLSRLVRDAEPLAIQESFPDEQLFRVEVSEPWYADIVNYLVSKQFPDTLSHAQKNRLKALAKYYVWDEPYLWKHCVDQIIRRCVPEHEHQSILTFCHSESCGGHFGSHRTALKVLECGFFWPTIFKDAYQFCMTCDRCQRMGNLGSRDQMPMTPIIYVEIFDCWGIDFMGPFPSSNGFLYILVCVDYVSKWVEAKATRTNDSRVVADFLRSNIFSRFGMPRVIISDGGSHFCNRTIEALLKKYGIKHKVATPYHPQTSGQVELSNREIKRILEKSVGPSRKDWSQRLDDALWAYRTAYKTPLGMSPFRLVYGKACHLPVELEHRAWWAVKNFNMDIDEAGLHRKLQLHELEEIRNEAYDSAMVYKEKTKTFHDRMIRKKHFVVGQKVLLFNSRLRLFPGKLRSRWLGPFVVTNVFPSGAIXIKSMVHGKEFTVNGHRLKP from the exons ATGGAGGTGTTTGCGTTTCGTGAAGAGAACATGTTTCCCGAGAGGGACAGCCCTGCATTTCATCCTAGGTGCATTGTGTTGCCGGCTCCTAAGCATAATCATACTCGTATGGAGGTCACATACAAAATTTTGAAGACCATGCCGCTCTTCAGAGGGTTTAAGATTGAGAAGGCTGATgtccatatatttctttttgagtCGAAGGTGCAACATGTTATTCAATCCATGGAACGTGGAGACTTGGAGTTATTGTATCTTGAGGTGTTTCCCTTCACTCTAGTTGATAAAGCAAGAGAATGGTTGCACTCTATTCCAGAAAATTCCATCCGATCATGGGATGAGCTTAAAGAAGCATTCCTCAAGGAATTCTTGCTCACGACAAGAAGAGCAAGGATGAGAGAGATGATTCAAGCATGTAGacaagaagatgatgagcccTACCACAAGTACTTAAAGAGATTTCAAGAAGTAGTAGCACCATTAGACCATGGCATGAACCAACATGCGTTGATTAGTACTTTCTACCAAGGTCTGTTAAGGGATTATCAAGAGTACATTGATTCGTTTTCACCAAGAGGCTTCATGAACCTTGAGGTAGGAGATAGGATCATGCATATTGGAGTACTTGGAGAAAGAAGGGATAGTTTGGTTTCGACGTCATGCTCTAGGGTGAGTGGTACTTCTCGGTTCAAGGGagtggagatggatggaagGAAAGCTAGGAAGTATGGGAACACTCGAGACCATTTGAAACCTCTAGTTGGCATGAAAAGGAAAGGTAGACCGGCTAGAGTTAAGACTACACCTACAAGAGCGGAGAACCGCCGAGAcaagatgatgaatgaaatgcaACAATCGATTTTGGAATTGGCAAAATCGCATAGGGAGTTAAAGGATCTTGTTGAGGACATTCGTGCTAGCTCTAAGGAAGAGAGCAAAGAACTTACAATTGAAGAGGTGGAGTCTTACAGCCGTGTCaatgaggaagaggaagaagaagaagaagaagaagatccgaGTTTGAAGGAAGAA aagaaggatgactctgatcaagccatgctcgacatcttcaagaaggtggaagtgaacatgcctattattgaatgcatacaacaaaatcctaagtatgctaagtttttgaaagaattgtgcaccaacaagaggatgactcgagagaaggaggttgttacaatgagtgagacggtttctgccgtgctccaaaggaagctaccacctaagcttaaggatccagggagtttttctatcccgtgtacaatcggaaacatgacatttgaaaagataatgttagacttaggtgcatctattaatgtaatgccgcactatatctatgagaacctaggtctaggtgatttgaaacgtgataatgttgtgattcgattggctgattgttccaacaaagtccctttgggctatgttgaagatgttcttgtgcaggtttcgagcttgatctttcctgccgacttctatgtcataGACATGGAACCAACGGAGGCAGATGACAAAGAGGTTCCTATTTTGTTAGGCCgccccttcatgaggact cttccttctgtggtgcaagctccaaagcttgatcttaaggttcttccggaccacttgaagtatgcgtttctaggagaagaggatacattgcccgtgatcatttcatctgcactaaacgaggagcaagaagagagattgattgaagtgttgaagagacacaagacggcaataggatggaccttaGCCGACATCAAAGGGATCagtcctaccatgtgtgtgcatcgaatattgctagaagatggtgccaaaccaactaaggaaggtcagagacgccttcatccaccaatgatgcaagttgtaaaggatgaaatcactaagttgcacgattgtggcgtgatctaccccatctcggatagtaggtggatctctcctattcaagttgtgccaaagaagtcaggcatcacggtggtgaagaacaaggacaacgaattggtgcctcaaaggacagtgaccg gaattgaggttgataagtctaaaatagatcttgtgcgtcacttacccctccccacaagtgtgagggatgttcgatcgtttcttggacatgcaggtttctatcgtaggtttatcaaggatttttccaagattgcgagaccaatgagtacattgcttcaaaaggacatcccatttcactttgatgatgattgcaagcttGCATTCGAGACCTTGAAGAAGCTCCTAACTTCagcaccgatcatggcaccgccggattggtccttgccatttgagttgatgtgtgatgcctccgactatgcagttggagccgtgctagggcagaggaaggacaagcagccctacgccatctactatgcctcacgaacactcaatgatgctcaacaaaactacaccacaactgaaaaagaactgcttgccgtgatctttgctctagataagtttcgttcttacttacttcaatctaaagttattgtttacactgaccatgcagctttgaagtatttaatgacaaagaaggatgccaaaccgagattgattcgatggattcttctactccaagaatttgatctcgagatcaaggacaagaagggaagtgacaatgttgtggcggatcacttgagtcgtttggtgagagatgccgagcccttggccatccaagagagctttccggacgagcaactctttcgagttgaggtaagtgagccatggtatgcagatattgtcaattatcttgtttctaagcaatttcctgATACattatcgcatgctcaaaagaatagactcaaggcattagctaagtattatgtttgggatgaaccatacttgtggaaacattgtgtcgatcaaatcattaggaggtgtgtccctgaacatgaacatcaatCTATACTTAcgttttgccattctgaatcttgtggaggacattttggttcacataggactgctcttaaggtgttagaatgtggtttcttttggcctacgatttttaaagatgcatatcagTTTTGTATGACGTGTGATAGGTGCCAACGTatgggaaacttaggatctagagatcaaatgcctatgacaccgattatatatgtcgaaatttttgattgttggggaattgatttcatgggaccttttcctagctcaaatggtttcttatacatacttgtttgtgttgactatgtttcgaaatgggtggaagcaaaggccacccggactaatgattctcgagttgttgcagatttccttcgttctaacattttctctaggtttggtatgccgagagttatcattagtgatggaggatctcacttttgcaaccggaccattgaggcgttgttgaagaagtatggaattaagcataaggttgctacgccttatcaccctcaaacaagtggacaagtggagctatctaatcgtgagatcaagagaattttagagaagtctgttggaccatcacgcaaggattggtctcaacgattggatgatgctctttgggcctataggacggcatacaagactcccctaggcatgtcaccatttcgactagtctatggcaaggcgtgccatcttcccgtggagcttgaacatcgtgcatggtgggctgtgaagaattttaacatggacattgatgaggccggattacataggaagttgcaattgcatgagcttgaagagattaggaatgaggcctatgattcggcaatggtttacaaggagaagactaagacattccatgaccgcatgattaggaagaaacactttgtcgttggacagaaagttcttttgtttaattctcgacttagattgtttccgggcaagctccgctctaggtggcttggaccgtttgttgtcactaatgtttttccttctggtgctatttagatcaaaagtatggtgcatggaaaggaattcacggtcaatggacatcgcttgaagccg